In Streptomyces durocortorensis, a genomic segment contains:
- the galU gene encoding UTP--glucose-1-phosphate uridylyltransferase GalU — MNQSPSRISKAVIPAAGLGTRFLPATKATPKEMLPVVDKPAIQYVVEEAVAAGLSDVLMITGRNKRPLEDHFDRNYELESALTRKGDAERLAKVQESSDLATMHYVRQGDPRGLGHAVLCAAPHVGDQPFAVLLGDDLIDPRDALLARMVEVQEREGGSVVALMEVDPAQIHLYGCAAADATVDGDVVRVTGLVEKPDPADAPSNLAIIGRYVLDPAVFDILRHTEPGRGGEIQLTDALQLLAADEEIGGPVHGVVFKGRRYDTGDRSDYLRAIVRLACEREDLGPDFRTWLRKYVTEEM, encoded by the coding sequence ATGAATCAGTCGCCCTCCAGGATCAGCAAGGCCGTCATCCCGGCAGCAGGTCTCGGTACCCGGTTCCTGCCCGCCACGAAGGCCACTCCCAAGGAGATGCTGCCTGTCGTCGACAAGCCGGCCATCCAGTATGTCGTCGAGGAGGCCGTCGCGGCGGGTCTCTCCGACGTCCTGATGATCACCGGCCGTAACAAGCGCCCCCTTGAGGACCACTTCGACCGCAACTACGAGCTGGAGTCCGCGCTCACCCGCAAGGGAGACGCCGAACGCCTCGCCAAGGTCCAGGAGTCCAGCGACCTGGCCACCATGCACTACGTGCGTCAGGGCGACCCGCGCGGCCTCGGCCACGCCGTGCTCTGCGCCGCCCCGCACGTGGGCGACCAGCCCTTCGCGGTGCTCCTCGGCGACGACCTGATCGACCCGCGCGATGCACTCCTTGCCCGGATGGTGGAGGTCCAGGAGCGCGAGGGCGGCAGTGTCGTGGCACTGATGGAGGTCGACCCCGCGCAGATCCATCTGTACGGCTGCGCGGCCGCGGACGCGACCGTCGACGGCGACGTCGTCCGGGTCACCGGCCTGGTCGAGAAACCGGACCCGGCCGACGCCCCCAGTAACCTCGCCATCATCGGCCGGTACGTCCTGGACCCCGCGGTCTTCGACATACTGCGACACACCGAGCCGGGCCGCGGCGGCGAGATCCAGCTCACCGACGCCCTCCAGCTGCTCGCCGCGGACGAGGAGATCGGCGGCCCCGTGCACGGCGTCGTCTTCAAGGGTCGCCGCTATGACACCGGCGACCGCAGTGACTACCTGCGTGCCATTGTCAGACTGGCGTGCGAACGTGAAGACCTGGGGCCGGACTTCCGGACCTGGCTGCGTAAGTACGTCACCGAGGAGATGTAA